The following coding sequences lie in one Globicephala melas chromosome 15, mGloMel1.2, whole genome shotgun sequence genomic window:
- the LOC115846822 gene encoding zinc finger protein 510-like isoform X2: MPSQVLTVFQEQQKMNKSQKCAGQGSVSFKDVPVDFTWDERLQLTCMRRTLYRDVMLVSVGYCVSKPEVIFKLEQGEEPWPLERAFPCRSDPA, encoded by the exons aTGCCTTCCCAGGTTTTGACAGTCTtccaagaacaacagaaaatgaacaaatcCCAG AAGTGTGCTGGCCAGGGATCCGTGTCATTCAAGGACGTGCCTGTGGACTTCACCTGGGATGAGAGGCTACAGCTGACCTGCATGCGGAGGACCCTGTACCGGGATGTGATGCTGGTCTCCGTGG GGTACTGCGTCAGCAAACCAGAGGTGATCTTCAAGCTAGAGCAAGGAGAAGAGCCATGGCCATTAGAGAGAGCATTTCCATGCCGGAGTGATCCAG CTTAA
- the LOC115846822 gene encoding zinc finger protein 510-like isoform X1, giving the protein MPSQVLTVFQEQQKMNKSQKCAGQGSVSFKDVPVDFTWDERLQLTCMRRTLYRDVMLVSVGYCVSKPEVIFKLEQGEEPWPLERAFPCRSDPGCCLHPQDLCL; this is encoded by the exons aTGCCTTCCCAGGTTTTGACAGTCTtccaagaacaacagaaaatgaacaaatcCCAG AAGTGTGCTGGCCAGGGATCCGTGTCATTCAAGGACGTGCCTGTGGACTTCACCTGGGATGAGAGGCTACAGCTGACCTGCATGCGGAGGACCCTGTACCGGGATGTGATGCTGGTCTCCGTGG GGTACTGCGTCAGCAAACCAGAGGTGATCTTCAAGCTAGAGCAAGGAGAAGAGCCATGGCCATTAGAGAGAGCATTTCCATGCCGGAGTGATCCAG GTTGCTGCCTCCACCCCCAGGACTTGTGCCTTTAA